From one Phycodurus eques isolate BA_2022a chromosome 6, UOR_Pequ_1.1, whole genome shotgun sequence genomic stretch:
- the pecam1b gene encoding platelet endothelial cell adhesion molecule isoform X2 — MMDQFLLLLTCMLVSNYLHPWRGADAQSRFTIRDISISLEPGSDVMRGTNVTVRCQALVSSSGTGPLSREYTIYKDGITMYTKTTSSSDDLLYLLPDARVSNTGKYKCKISIEGKKVNSEAKKLTVTGLSAPLLHLNNAVISEGEELTARCTAPGETGSIIFYFYDDAKEILEDRVNSNLSEVKLHFSSIGIHKMYCYYTVLVTPLVVESDKSNTVAVSVKELSIMPVLDIFPSNNIYEGDRLDIMCTIRDLVPDVHGNVHLYLSHGTQLLSRGNANVNHSMIALAKDSEEFECRLEMENVVKVDTKRILVTDLFSVPTLTMSPSQVFQREYMTLNCKSDSFASERLRREELTYTLDPPESLLIPKSTGVFFGKALLYDFNYTCIAQAKGIRKYSKLLTVHPKVTVSTPRISLVGRAVLGRPFKVLCQSDIGSLPINYTLLKEYEQLSTASVKMPFEQALFTITINQPGEISKFMCEAKNSQKEAPLSKRLDATVVVPLSHPTLTVIPVLPEIAEGDHLFLICGVKGTPPITFKWYRDGTNNPVFTTTSDKNNTDYQIQGLAKHDSGTYYCEAINHANNVVRSAPVMIEVRLALWKKAVIVGFCLLVVSVLVVVFVLCFRCKRGKVERVDISVWSERPPETANDEESSMVSNEPDVEYTEVVHPQPADPSRAPLRKGTETIYSELQNSPHVNRKSMRSCTTNGWTSLPEETKLTISCYCWEELPVIGTAARCWMLSSIPLGTKTSFPTVTKEFCILVRLWIEMTAVVANGILFVFGGDTKVSPQGQPCPRIWQMTHDEYR, encoded by the exons ATGATGGACCAATTTCTGCTTCTGTTAACCTGCATGCTTGTATCTAACT ACCTACATCCATGGAGAGGGGCCGATGCGCAATCGA GGTTCACTATAAGAGACATCAGCATTTCTCTTGAGCCCGGGTCCGATGTGATGCGGGGCACCAACGTGACTGTGCGGTGTCAGGCATTGGTCAGCAGCTCGGGCACGGGGCCGCTAAGTCGCGAGTACACGATCTACAAGGACGGCATCACAATGTACACAAAGACCACCAGCAGCTCAGACGACCTCCTGTACCTCCTCCCTGACGCCAGAGTGTCCAACACgggcaaatacaaatgtaagaTCAGCATTGAAGGCAAGAAGGTGAACAGCGAGGCCAAAAAACTCACAGTCACAG GTCTATCTGCACCCCTTCTTCATTTGAACAACGCTGTTATCAGTGAGGGGGAGGAACTAACAGCCAGGTGTACCGCGCCTGGAGAGACAGGTTCTATCATTTTCTACTTCTATGACGACGCCAAGGAGATCCTGGAGGACAGGGTCAACTCCAACCTGTCCGAAGTCAAGCTTCACTTCAGCAGCATCGGCATCCACAAGATGTACTGTTACTACACTGTCCTGGTGACCCCGCTCGTCGTCGAGTCTGACAAAAGCAACACTGTCGCCGTTTCGGTCAAAG AGCTTTCCATCATGCCAGTTTTGGACATTTTTCCTTCCAACAATATCTACGAAGGAGACAGACTTGACATTATGTGCACCATCAGAGACCTCGTGCCCGACGTGCACGGAAATGTTCACCTCTACCTGAGCCATGGGACCCAGCTTCTCAGCAGGGGGAACGCCAATGTCAACCACAGCATGATCGCATTGGCTAAGGACTCTGAGGAGTTTGAGTGCAGACTGGAGATGGAAAATGTCGTGAAAGTCGACACAAAAAGGATTTTGGTGACTG ACCTCTTTTCAGTGCCCACTCTTACCATGTCTCCAAGCCAAGTCTTTCAAAGGGAATACATGACTCTGAACTGCAAAAGTGACAGCTTCGCTTCAGAGAGGCTCCGCAGGGAAGAATTGACTTACACTTTGGATCCGCCAGAGAGCCTCTTGATCCCAAAGAGCACTGGAGTGTTTTTTGGAAAAGCGCTGCTCTACGATTTCAACTACACCTGCATCGCTCAAGCCAAGGGCATCAGGAAATACAGTAAACTTTTGACGGTCCATCCTAAAG TAACCGTGTCAACACCAAGGATCTCGTTGGTTGGCAGGGCGGTGCTGGGGCGTCCCTTTAAGGTCCTGTGTCAGTCAGACATAGGCAGCCTGCCCATAAACTACACTTTGCTGAAGGAGTACGAGCAGCTGAGCACGGCCAGTGTCAAAATGCCTTTTGAACAGGCTCTGTTCACCATAACAATCAACCAGCCTGGAGAAATAAGCAAGTTCATGTGTGAGGCCAAGAACAGTCAGAAAGAAGCGCCGCTCAGCAAAAGACTGGATGCTACTGTTGTTG TGCCGCTGTCTCATCCGACGCTCACGGTTATCCCCGTCTTGCCGGAAATTGCAGAGGGGGATCATCTTTTCCTGATCTGTGGGGTGAAAGGCACCCCACCCATCACATTTAAGTGGTATCGCGATGGCACCAACAACCCAGTCTTCACCACCACCTCAGACAAGAACAATACAGACTACCAGATTCAAGGTCTGGCCAAACATGACAGTGGCACCTACTACTGTGAGGCCATCAATCACGCCAACAATGTGGTCCGCAGCGCACCGGTCATGATAGAGG TGCGCCTGGCCCTATGGAAAAAAGCGGTGATCGTGGGCTTCTGTCTGCTGGTGGTGTcggtgctggtggtggtgtTTGTGCTGTGCTTCAGGTGCAAGAGAG GTAAAGTGGAGAGAGTAGATATCAGCGTGTGGAGCGAGCGGCCGCCTGAAACAG CCAATGATGAGGAGAGCAGCATGGTGTCCAATGAGCCTGATGTGGAGTACACTGAGGTGGTGCATCCTCAGCCAGCAGACCCCTCCAGAG CCCCCCTGAGGAAAGGCACAGAAACAATTTACAGCGAACTGCAGAACTCTCCACATG TTAACAGGAAATCAATGAGAAGTTGTACTACTAATGGTTGGACAAGTTTACCCGAAGAGACCAAACTGACCATATCCTGTTACTGCTGGGAGGAACTTCCTGTTATTGGAACAGCTGCCAGATGCTGGATGCTGTCGAGCATCCCTCTGGGTACTAAGACTTCCTTTCCAACCGTGACTAAAGAATTTTGCATTCTTGTAAGATTGTGGATTGAAATGACAGCAGTAGTAGCAAATggcatcttgtttgtttttggtggtGACACCAAAGTGAGTCCGCAAGGTCAGCCGTGTCCGCGCATCTGGCAAATGACTCATGATGAATACCGCTGA
- the pecam1b gene encoding platelet endothelial cell adhesion molecule isoform X3 — protein MMDQFLLLLTCMLVSNYLHPWRGADAQSRFTIRDISISLEPGSDVMRGTNVTVRCQALVSSSGTGPLSREYTIYKDGITMYTKTTSSSDDLLYLLPDARVSNTGKYKCKISIEGKKVNSEAKKLTVTGLSAPLLHLNNAVISEGEELTARCTAPGETGSIIFYFYDDAKEILEDRVNSNLSEVKLHFSSIGIHKMYCYYTVLVTPLVVESDKSNTVAVSVKELSIMPVLDIFPSNNIYEGDRLDIMCTIRDLVPDVHGNVHLYLSHGTQLLSRGNANVNHSMIALAKDSEEFECRLEMENVVKVDTKRILVTDLFSVPTLTMSPSQVFQREYMTLNCKSDSFASERLRREELTYTLDPPESLLIPKSTGVFFGKALLYDFNYTCIAQAKGIRKYSKLLTVHPKVTVSTPRISLVGRAVLGRPFKVLCQSDIGSLPINYTLLKEYEQLSTASVKMPFEQALFTITINQPGEISKFMCEAKNSQKEAPLSKRLDATVVVPLSHPTLTVIPVLPEIAEGDHLFLICGVKGTPPITFKWYRDGTNNPVFTTTSDKNNTDYQIQGLAKHDSGTYYCEAINHANNVVRSAPVMIEVRLALWKKAVIVGFCLLVVSVLVVVFVLCFRCKRGKREAAAELSVKPSSPKSDDSLTVSLTRDTEVNNAAPGKVERVDISVWSERPPETANDEESSMVSNEPDVEYTEVVHPQPADPSRAPLRKGTETIYSELQNSPHVNRKSMRSCTTNGWTSLPEETKLTISCYCWEELPVIGTAARCWMLSSIPLVSPQGQPCPRIWQMTHDEYR, from the exons ATGATGGACCAATTTCTGCTTCTGTTAACCTGCATGCTTGTATCTAACT ACCTACATCCATGGAGAGGGGCCGATGCGCAATCGA GGTTCACTATAAGAGACATCAGCATTTCTCTTGAGCCCGGGTCCGATGTGATGCGGGGCACCAACGTGACTGTGCGGTGTCAGGCATTGGTCAGCAGCTCGGGCACGGGGCCGCTAAGTCGCGAGTACACGATCTACAAGGACGGCATCACAATGTACACAAAGACCACCAGCAGCTCAGACGACCTCCTGTACCTCCTCCCTGACGCCAGAGTGTCCAACACgggcaaatacaaatgtaagaTCAGCATTGAAGGCAAGAAGGTGAACAGCGAGGCCAAAAAACTCACAGTCACAG GTCTATCTGCACCCCTTCTTCATTTGAACAACGCTGTTATCAGTGAGGGGGAGGAACTAACAGCCAGGTGTACCGCGCCTGGAGAGACAGGTTCTATCATTTTCTACTTCTATGACGACGCCAAGGAGATCCTGGAGGACAGGGTCAACTCCAACCTGTCCGAAGTCAAGCTTCACTTCAGCAGCATCGGCATCCACAAGATGTACTGTTACTACACTGTCCTGGTGACCCCGCTCGTCGTCGAGTCTGACAAAAGCAACACTGTCGCCGTTTCGGTCAAAG AGCTTTCCATCATGCCAGTTTTGGACATTTTTCCTTCCAACAATATCTACGAAGGAGACAGACTTGACATTATGTGCACCATCAGAGACCTCGTGCCCGACGTGCACGGAAATGTTCACCTCTACCTGAGCCATGGGACCCAGCTTCTCAGCAGGGGGAACGCCAATGTCAACCACAGCATGATCGCATTGGCTAAGGACTCTGAGGAGTTTGAGTGCAGACTGGAGATGGAAAATGTCGTGAAAGTCGACACAAAAAGGATTTTGGTGACTG ACCTCTTTTCAGTGCCCACTCTTACCATGTCTCCAAGCCAAGTCTTTCAAAGGGAATACATGACTCTGAACTGCAAAAGTGACAGCTTCGCTTCAGAGAGGCTCCGCAGGGAAGAATTGACTTACACTTTGGATCCGCCAGAGAGCCTCTTGATCCCAAAGAGCACTGGAGTGTTTTTTGGAAAAGCGCTGCTCTACGATTTCAACTACACCTGCATCGCTCAAGCCAAGGGCATCAGGAAATACAGTAAACTTTTGACGGTCCATCCTAAAG TAACCGTGTCAACACCAAGGATCTCGTTGGTTGGCAGGGCGGTGCTGGGGCGTCCCTTTAAGGTCCTGTGTCAGTCAGACATAGGCAGCCTGCCCATAAACTACACTTTGCTGAAGGAGTACGAGCAGCTGAGCACGGCCAGTGTCAAAATGCCTTTTGAACAGGCTCTGTTCACCATAACAATCAACCAGCCTGGAGAAATAAGCAAGTTCATGTGTGAGGCCAAGAACAGTCAGAAAGAAGCGCCGCTCAGCAAAAGACTGGATGCTACTGTTGTTG TGCCGCTGTCTCATCCGACGCTCACGGTTATCCCCGTCTTGCCGGAAATTGCAGAGGGGGATCATCTTTTCCTGATCTGTGGGGTGAAAGGCACCCCACCCATCACATTTAAGTGGTATCGCGATGGCACCAACAACCCAGTCTTCACCACCACCTCAGACAAGAACAATACAGACTACCAGATTCAAGGTCTGGCCAAACATGACAGTGGCACCTACTACTGTGAGGCCATCAATCACGCCAACAATGTGGTCCGCAGCGCACCGGTCATGATAGAGG TGCGCCTGGCCCTATGGAAAAAAGCGGTGATCGTGGGCTTCTGTCTGCTGGTGGTGTcggtgctggtggtggtgtTTGTGCTGTGCTTCAGGTGCAAGAGAG GTAAAAGGGAAGCAGCTGCTGAATTGTCAGT AAAGCCTTCGAGCCCTAAATCAGATGACTCTTTAACAGTGAGTCTAACCCGCGACACAGAGGTTAATAATGCAGCCCCAG GTAAAGTGGAGAGAGTAGATATCAGCGTGTGGAGCGAGCGGCCGCCTGAAACAG CCAATGATGAGGAGAGCAGCATGGTGTCCAATGAGCCTGATGTGGAGTACACTGAGGTGGTGCATCCTCAGCCAGCAGACCCCTCCAGAG CCCCCCTGAGGAAAGGCACAGAAACAATTTACAGCGAACTGCAGAACTCTCCACATG TTAACAGGAAATCAATGAGAAGTTGTACTACTAATGGTTGGACAAGTTTACCCGAAGAGACCAAACTGACCATATCCTGTTACTGCTGGGAGGAACTTCCTGTTATTGGAACAGCTGCCAGATGCTGGATGCTGTCGAGCATCCCTCTGG TGAGTCCGCAAGGTCAGCCGTGTCCGCGCATCTGGCAAATGACTCATGATGAATACCGCTGA
- the pecam1b gene encoding platelet endothelial cell adhesion molecule isoform X5, with product MMDQFLLLLTCMLVSNYLHPWRGADAQSRFTIRDISISLEPGSDVMRGTNVTVRCQALVSSSGTGPLSREYTIYKDGITMYTKTTSSSDDLLYLLPDARVSNTGKYKCKISIEGKKVNSEAKKLTVTGLSAPLLHLNNAVISEGEELTARCTAPGETGSIIFYFYDDAKEILEDRVNSNLSEVKLHFSSIGIHKMYCYYTVLVTPLVVESDKSNTVAVSVKELSIMPVLDIFPSNNIYEGDRLDIMCTIRDLVPDVHGNVHLYLSHGTQLLSRGNANVNHSMIALAKDSEEFECRLEMENVVKVDTKRILVTDLFSVPTLTMSPSQVFQREYMTLNCKSDSFASERLRREELTYTLDPPESLLIPKSTGVFFGKALLYDFNYTCIAQAKGIRKYSKLLTVHPKVTVSTPRISLVGRAVLGRPFKVLCQSDIGSLPINYTLLKEYEQLSTASVKMPFEQALFTITINQPGEISKFMCEAKNSQKEAPLSKRLDATVVVPLSHPTLTVIPVLPEIAEGDHLFLICGVKGTPPITFKWYRDGTNNPVFTTTSDKNNTDYQIQGLAKHDSGTYYCEAINHANNVVRSAPVMIEVRLALWKKAVIVGFCLLVVSVLVVVFVLCFRCKRGKREAAAELSVKPSSPKSDDSLTVSLTRDTEVNNAAPGKVERVDISVWSERPPETANDEESSMVSNEPDVEYTEVVHPQPADPSRGAEDHHGYGSVEYADLNGEQHEMNHYPVEHNNCEDLPVPVD from the exons ATGATGGACCAATTTCTGCTTCTGTTAACCTGCATGCTTGTATCTAACT ACCTACATCCATGGAGAGGGGCCGATGCGCAATCGA GGTTCACTATAAGAGACATCAGCATTTCTCTTGAGCCCGGGTCCGATGTGATGCGGGGCACCAACGTGACTGTGCGGTGTCAGGCATTGGTCAGCAGCTCGGGCACGGGGCCGCTAAGTCGCGAGTACACGATCTACAAGGACGGCATCACAATGTACACAAAGACCACCAGCAGCTCAGACGACCTCCTGTACCTCCTCCCTGACGCCAGAGTGTCCAACACgggcaaatacaaatgtaagaTCAGCATTGAAGGCAAGAAGGTGAACAGCGAGGCCAAAAAACTCACAGTCACAG GTCTATCTGCACCCCTTCTTCATTTGAACAACGCTGTTATCAGTGAGGGGGAGGAACTAACAGCCAGGTGTACCGCGCCTGGAGAGACAGGTTCTATCATTTTCTACTTCTATGACGACGCCAAGGAGATCCTGGAGGACAGGGTCAACTCCAACCTGTCCGAAGTCAAGCTTCACTTCAGCAGCATCGGCATCCACAAGATGTACTGTTACTACACTGTCCTGGTGACCCCGCTCGTCGTCGAGTCTGACAAAAGCAACACTGTCGCCGTTTCGGTCAAAG AGCTTTCCATCATGCCAGTTTTGGACATTTTTCCTTCCAACAATATCTACGAAGGAGACAGACTTGACATTATGTGCACCATCAGAGACCTCGTGCCCGACGTGCACGGAAATGTTCACCTCTACCTGAGCCATGGGACCCAGCTTCTCAGCAGGGGGAACGCCAATGTCAACCACAGCATGATCGCATTGGCTAAGGACTCTGAGGAGTTTGAGTGCAGACTGGAGATGGAAAATGTCGTGAAAGTCGACACAAAAAGGATTTTGGTGACTG ACCTCTTTTCAGTGCCCACTCTTACCATGTCTCCAAGCCAAGTCTTTCAAAGGGAATACATGACTCTGAACTGCAAAAGTGACAGCTTCGCTTCAGAGAGGCTCCGCAGGGAAGAATTGACTTACACTTTGGATCCGCCAGAGAGCCTCTTGATCCCAAAGAGCACTGGAGTGTTTTTTGGAAAAGCGCTGCTCTACGATTTCAACTACACCTGCATCGCTCAAGCCAAGGGCATCAGGAAATACAGTAAACTTTTGACGGTCCATCCTAAAG TAACCGTGTCAACACCAAGGATCTCGTTGGTTGGCAGGGCGGTGCTGGGGCGTCCCTTTAAGGTCCTGTGTCAGTCAGACATAGGCAGCCTGCCCATAAACTACACTTTGCTGAAGGAGTACGAGCAGCTGAGCACGGCCAGTGTCAAAATGCCTTTTGAACAGGCTCTGTTCACCATAACAATCAACCAGCCTGGAGAAATAAGCAAGTTCATGTGTGAGGCCAAGAACAGTCAGAAAGAAGCGCCGCTCAGCAAAAGACTGGATGCTACTGTTGTTG TGCCGCTGTCTCATCCGACGCTCACGGTTATCCCCGTCTTGCCGGAAATTGCAGAGGGGGATCATCTTTTCCTGATCTGTGGGGTGAAAGGCACCCCACCCATCACATTTAAGTGGTATCGCGATGGCACCAACAACCCAGTCTTCACCACCACCTCAGACAAGAACAATACAGACTACCAGATTCAAGGTCTGGCCAAACATGACAGTGGCACCTACTACTGTGAGGCCATCAATCACGCCAACAATGTGGTCCGCAGCGCACCGGTCATGATAGAGG TGCGCCTGGCCCTATGGAAAAAAGCGGTGATCGTGGGCTTCTGTCTGCTGGTGGTGTcggtgctggtggtggtgtTTGTGCTGTGCTTCAGGTGCAAGAGAG GTAAAAGGGAAGCAGCTGCTGAATTGTCAGT AAAGCCTTCGAGCCCTAAATCAGATGACTCTTTAACAGTGAGTCTAACCCGCGACACAGAGGTTAATAATGCAGCCCCAG GTAAAGTGGAGAGAGTAGATATCAGCGTGTGGAGCGAGCGGCCGCCTGAAACAG CCAATGATGAGGAGAGCAGCATGGTGTCCAATGAGCCTGATGTGGAGTACACTGAGGTGGTGCATCCTCAGCCAGCAGACCCCTCCAGAG GTGCTGAGGACCATCACGGCTAT GGTTCTGTGGAGTATGCTGATCTCAATGGTGAACAACATGAGATGAATCACTATCCAGTAGAGCACAACAACTGCGAGGATCTGCCAGTTCCAGTGGATTAG
- the pecam1b gene encoding platelet endothelial cell adhesion molecule isoform X4 produces the protein MMDQFLLLLTCMLVSNYLHPWRGADAQSRFTIRDISISLEPGSDVMRGTNVTVRCQALVSSSGTGPLSREYTIYKDGITMYTKTTSSSDDLLYLLPDARVSNTGKYKCKISIEGKKVNSEAKKLTVTGLSAPLLHLNNAVISEGEELTARCTAPGETGSIIFYFYDDAKEILEDRVNSNLSEVKLHFSSIGIHKMYCYYTVLVTPLVVESDKSNTVAVSVKELSIMPVLDIFPSNNIYEGDRLDIMCTIRDLVPDVHGNVHLYLSHGTQLLSRGNANVNHSMIALAKDSEEFECRLEMENVVKVDTKRILVTDLFSVPTLTMSPSQVFQREYMTLNCKSDSFASERLRREELTYTLDPPESLLIPKSTGVFFGKALLYDFNYTCIAQAKGIRKYSKLLTVHPKVTVSTPRISLVGRAVLGRPFKVLCQSDIGSLPINYTLLKEYEQLSTASVKMPFEQALFTITINQPGEISKFMCEAKNSQKEAPLSKRLDATVVVPLSHPTLTVIPVLPEIAEGDHLFLICGVKGTPPITFKWYRDGTNNPVFTTTSDKNNTDYQIQGLAKHDSGTYYCEAINHANNVVRSAPVMIEVRLALWKKAVIVGFCLLVVSVLVVVFVLCFRCKRGKREAAAELSVKPSSPKSDDSLTVSLTRDTEVNNAAPGKVERVDISVWSERPPETANDEESSMVSNEPDVEYTEVVHPQPADPSRAPLRKGTETIYSELQNSPHGAEDHHGYGSVEYADLNGEQHEMNHYPVEHNNCEDLPVPVD, from the exons ATGATGGACCAATTTCTGCTTCTGTTAACCTGCATGCTTGTATCTAACT ACCTACATCCATGGAGAGGGGCCGATGCGCAATCGA GGTTCACTATAAGAGACATCAGCATTTCTCTTGAGCCCGGGTCCGATGTGATGCGGGGCACCAACGTGACTGTGCGGTGTCAGGCATTGGTCAGCAGCTCGGGCACGGGGCCGCTAAGTCGCGAGTACACGATCTACAAGGACGGCATCACAATGTACACAAAGACCACCAGCAGCTCAGACGACCTCCTGTACCTCCTCCCTGACGCCAGAGTGTCCAACACgggcaaatacaaatgtaagaTCAGCATTGAAGGCAAGAAGGTGAACAGCGAGGCCAAAAAACTCACAGTCACAG GTCTATCTGCACCCCTTCTTCATTTGAACAACGCTGTTATCAGTGAGGGGGAGGAACTAACAGCCAGGTGTACCGCGCCTGGAGAGACAGGTTCTATCATTTTCTACTTCTATGACGACGCCAAGGAGATCCTGGAGGACAGGGTCAACTCCAACCTGTCCGAAGTCAAGCTTCACTTCAGCAGCATCGGCATCCACAAGATGTACTGTTACTACACTGTCCTGGTGACCCCGCTCGTCGTCGAGTCTGACAAAAGCAACACTGTCGCCGTTTCGGTCAAAG AGCTTTCCATCATGCCAGTTTTGGACATTTTTCCTTCCAACAATATCTACGAAGGAGACAGACTTGACATTATGTGCACCATCAGAGACCTCGTGCCCGACGTGCACGGAAATGTTCACCTCTACCTGAGCCATGGGACCCAGCTTCTCAGCAGGGGGAACGCCAATGTCAACCACAGCATGATCGCATTGGCTAAGGACTCTGAGGAGTTTGAGTGCAGACTGGAGATGGAAAATGTCGTGAAAGTCGACACAAAAAGGATTTTGGTGACTG ACCTCTTTTCAGTGCCCACTCTTACCATGTCTCCAAGCCAAGTCTTTCAAAGGGAATACATGACTCTGAACTGCAAAAGTGACAGCTTCGCTTCAGAGAGGCTCCGCAGGGAAGAATTGACTTACACTTTGGATCCGCCAGAGAGCCTCTTGATCCCAAAGAGCACTGGAGTGTTTTTTGGAAAAGCGCTGCTCTACGATTTCAACTACACCTGCATCGCTCAAGCCAAGGGCATCAGGAAATACAGTAAACTTTTGACGGTCCATCCTAAAG TAACCGTGTCAACACCAAGGATCTCGTTGGTTGGCAGGGCGGTGCTGGGGCGTCCCTTTAAGGTCCTGTGTCAGTCAGACATAGGCAGCCTGCCCATAAACTACACTTTGCTGAAGGAGTACGAGCAGCTGAGCACGGCCAGTGTCAAAATGCCTTTTGAACAGGCTCTGTTCACCATAACAATCAACCAGCCTGGAGAAATAAGCAAGTTCATGTGTGAGGCCAAGAACAGTCAGAAAGAAGCGCCGCTCAGCAAAAGACTGGATGCTACTGTTGTTG TGCCGCTGTCTCATCCGACGCTCACGGTTATCCCCGTCTTGCCGGAAATTGCAGAGGGGGATCATCTTTTCCTGATCTGTGGGGTGAAAGGCACCCCACCCATCACATTTAAGTGGTATCGCGATGGCACCAACAACCCAGTCTTCACCACCACCTCAGACAAGAACAATACAGACTACCAGATTCAAGGTCTGGCCAAACATGACAGTGGCACCTACTACTGTGAGGCCATCAATCACGCCAACAATGTGGTCCGCAGCGCACCGGTCATGATAGAGG TGCGCCTGGCCCTATGGAAAAAAGCGGTGATCGTGGGCTTCTGTCTGCTGGTGGTGTcggtgctggtggtggtgtTTGTGCTGTGCTTCAGGTGCAAGAGAG GTAAAAGGGAAGCAGCTGCTGAATTGTCAGT AAAGCCTTCGAGCCCTAAATCAGATGACTCTTTAACAGTGAGTCTAACCCGCGACACAGAGGTTAATAATGCAGCCCCAG GTAAAGTGGAGAGAGTAGATATCAGCGTGTGGAGCGAGCGGCCGCCTGAAACAG CCAATGATGAGGAGAGCAGCATGGTGTCCAATGAGCCTGATGTGGAGTACACTGAGGTGGTGCATCCTCAGCCAGCAGACCCCTCCAGAG CCCCCCTGAGGAAAGGCACAGAAACAATTTACAGCGAACTGCAGAACTCTCCACATG GTGCTGAGGACCATCACGGCTAT GGTTCTGTGGAGTATGCTGATCTCAATGGTGAACAACATGAGATGAATCACTATCCAGTAGAGCACAACAACTGCGAGGATCTGCCAGTTCCAGTGGATTAG